Genomic segment of Citrus sinensis cultivar Valencia sweet orange chromosome 7, DVS_A1.0, whole genome shotgun sequence:
ctaAAGCATCCACAACAAATTTCCCTTCTTTATATGGTAGATTTTTTGACCGATCACTTTTTGTAATGTGAGCAACAAGGTTCTTACCAAGTTGCTTGCGTTGAGATTGACTCCTTAGTTGCCTCGTCTTATCTCTTATTCTCAGAGTGGTTTTGTCCCAAGAAGAGTAATTCATGATAATGTGCTTTTGGTTTAGGAGCTGGTTCATGATCTCAACTGTCATACTCGGGGGAATAATGTGGTGCTGAAGCTCGATATGGCCAAGATTTATAATCGGATGTCTTGGTTTTTAATTGTTCAGATGCTGCAATTGATTTAGGTTTTCAGAGTGGTGGGTCTCTTTGATTTGGCGAGCTATCTTTGCCCCTTAGTTCTCGGTGTTGGTGAATAGGATTAGCCATGGATTTTTCCAGCCTCAAGGAGGTCTTACCCAAGGCAATCCTCTTTCCccatgtttattttatcattgctGCTGAGTTTTTATCCCGAGGTTTAAACCATTTATACTCTCAATATCTCTCTTTGCGGAATTGTTCTACTGCACCTATCATTGTCTCCCATTTGACCATTGTAAATGATGTCGTTATTTTTGCAAACGGGAATCACCCGAGCCTCCGGTAGATTATAGATTTTTTACATCATTATGAGGCGGTTTTGGGGCAGTTGATTAGGGAGGCCAAGAACAATTTTTACATTGAGGGCTCAATTTCTGCCTCGCGCCAGGCTATTGTCCATTCTGTCACCGGTTTCTAGTGGTGTTAGCTTATGTTCATTTATCTTGGGTGCCCCGTCTTTATAGGGTGTCTTAAGATTTATCATTTTGATAATATGGTCAGGAAAGTTAGGATAAGATCTCGGGTTGGGCCAATCGGTTGCTATCCTTTGGTGGGAAGTGGTGCTTATTCAACAGGTATTGTCTTCTATGCCACTTAGTTTCATGTTCTTCGCCCTCATGTGGTGCTTATTCAACAGGTATTGTCTTCTATGCCACTTAGTTTCATGTTCTTCGCCCTCATGTGGTTGTGGTTCGGCACTTAGAGAGACTATTCACTTAGTTCTTATGGAGTGATTTTGAGACGAGACGACAGATTCATTGATGTAGATGGCCAGCAGTGTGTTATTCGGTTAAGAAGAGTGGCCTCAATATCCAGTCTTTTGATGATATGGCTGAGGCTTTTGTGCTCAAGCTTTGGTGGCATTTTCGAGAGCAGAGTTCATTATAGACTTCTTATATGAAGTCTAAGTATTGCAAAACTATATATCCGAGTCTGCTTTAGTTTCGTTCTCCTACTTCTCCTCTTTGAAGGTGCCTCTATTCTAATTGATGTGTTACTAGGCCTTATATGCGTTGGTTGATTGGTCATGGGGAGACTAGTTTTTGGTATGATTGTTGGTTGTGCTCTTGTCCTTTGGTCATTTATAATCTTGCGGCGGCTTCTATAGTGCcagtttctttttattggcGGGGTACAATCTGGGATTTAGTGTAAGCTCCAGGATGTTTTGCCATTTTCTATTGTTGAATAGATTTTATTGGATCATATTTCTAGTGGGGAACCAAACTTGATTAGATAAGATCTTGTCTCTGAtggtatttttcatttacggATGGCTTGGGAGCTTATGAGTTGTTCTAAGCCGAGGGATAAGGTTTTTTCGGTTATCTAACAACGGCATATCCCGTCTAAGgtatcttgtttttctttagcAATTGTTGCACAAGTTTTTGGCTACTGATGATGCATTTTGTTCGAAGGGTTTTTCTATGGTCTCTCGGTATGTTTGTGGTCCGGCTGCCGAGactttttgacatttatttattgattgcCTGTGGGTATGCCAGGTTTAGTCTCATtttctgtaaattttttagtgtaaaagatttttcctttttgacccCCTTGCTTTGCTTCTTTATTGGCGACGGTGTGCCCTTTCTTGGAGTCATCTTCGGGTCCTCCtgccttcttttattttgtggcAAATTTGGAAGGCTCGTAATGCTTTGAGGTTTGATTCACAACCTTTCTCTATTGATGCAGTTATCTATTAAGTGGTATTGGATCTCAAGCTTGCTGGTTTCGCTTTTGGTTTTAAGTCTTCCCAGTTAAGAGGATTTTTAGGTTCTCAGATTGCGGAGGATTTACGAGTTATAACTCCACTGAAGAGGCTAATTTGATTAGTTTCTTAGATGAGGCTGCCTTCTGGGGTTGTGAAGTTGACTATGGATGGTTGCTCTAAGGACAATCTTGGGATGACTACTTCGGGTAGTATTCTTCGAGATCATTGAGGTGCAGTTTTGGTTGCTTTTGGATCTTTTCTTAGTTGTTAGTCAATTCTTTAAGCTAAGCTTACGGCTGTTTGTGAGGGGTTAGAGTTTACTACTCAGCTTGGTTACTCTATATTTGAAGTGGAGTCGGACTTAGCCACGGTCGTTTCTTGGATTCATTATAGGGTCATGCTTGGTGAGATTATTCTTATTCGTTGTGTCATGTGTGCACTTTGACATCTTCCTCTGGCATTTCAGTTAGGCGTGTGCTTTGCGAGGCTACTTGCTATTGATTTTCTTGCCAACTGGGCTTGCACTCATCGGGTTAGTAGGCGCTTCTTGTGTTCTCAGGATCTTCCTGCAAACTTATCTGGTATTCTACATTTTTATGCACAAGTTATTCCCCAAGTTAGACGCTAGCATCGATGACTTTCcttattatttcattcttctctttttattcATGTGTATTTTCATTTACTTTAGGAGGTTTTGGCTTGTGTCCCCCTCCTTATATATTTGTTCCATTACTGATTTATATTATAGGTATGGGTCCAGCCTAACCCCCCACCTCttggtatttttttattaaaaaaaaatcccttctttataaatataagcTCCTAATTGCCTAATTTGCACCCTCTCCGAAATAATTGTAACCCCAGGCTCCCAAGCAAGAAGCGTGCCGAAAAAGCAGTATGTATTGATAGAGCCTTACACGACCGATCAAGTTAAAGAGCCCAGCATGGAATAAATGGGCAATTATCTCGTAACATGGCCAGGGTAAAAGTGCATAAAAGCTTTGAGATGGGCTTTGACAAGAAGTTGGACATGGTCTCTGTGCGAGCGGCCCATTCTCAAATCgcaaagaataaagaattgatTTGAACAATCACCTATGAATAAAGAATTCATGAAGTATTACTTAAGCTATGGATGTACTCTCTTGTTTTATAATAGTAGTTAAGCTTAGGtaacaatatattttgttttatttatttatttatttattttgctgaTATGTAAATAAATCTAAGTGCCTAAGTCTGAATTACATTAGTGcctttataacttttaaataacaaaatatttacaaaaagcataggtaaaataattatttctcaTACGTATGAACACAAATCATGctaataaatttcattgtaTGTTTATGATGTTGCATAGGAAACCtactttaaaataatgaaaaatatataattagtataaaataaaatattataaaaataataattgtgttATTATAATATCACAAGTTTTACATTTATTGTGATTCTTAATTCTTTAAGTGTGAAGGTGGGGATAGTTGCTTTCTTTTTACCTCCAGGGACCTAACCTTTAAATAGAGAAAAGAACAGTAAATCCCCTAACATTTGAGAAAAGGGACATAAAACTCATTAACGTTtcaaaaaaaacatataaccccaattattattattaaattctatttgttttaatagtaaatttatttttaatttataattgctATTATGTccctataataaataattcaatatattgACTTAAGGCATATCATGggtataatgaaattaataagtttttatttaaaacttaaaattaagatGTAATTATCTTTTTCGTAAATTATTCACTCTAAATTACGAACATACCCTTtccaatgataattttaattttaatttttacctattattcatcattttttatcaTCCTATCAATGGGAAGGGTATATTCATAATTTAGAATGAATAATTTGGGAAAAATGTAATTACAACTCAagtttaagttttaaataaaaagttattgaTTTCATTATACACGTTATCAATGACATATCTTAAGttaatatattgaattatttattatggggatataatagtaattgtaaattaaaaataaatttactattaaaacaaatggaatttaataataaaaatgagagtTATATGTCATTTTTGAAACGTTAAAgggttttatgtcatttttcccAAATGTTAGGCAATTGACtgttcttttctctttttaaatagttttatttagcTAATCATAACCAGCCGAGTTTGAATCTTCAAGGAGGTGGagattaaaaattgatttgacttTATCTACCcctttacttttttcttaaaaaatataaataagtgtGAAGCCAAGGAAAAAAgcacaaagaaaaacaagctagtattttaaaaaataagaaacaatGGTAGATTTGTCTAGACCAATAATGGGTTGGTGCTCAAGGGCGGAGATAATCAAGCATATTTTGATTGATTGCTTATTGAATGTCAGCacgaaatttttttaaaagaagtaataaatatataaatttgaaagaacATATTTATACAATTGTCTTTTACGAGTTTTTTATTGTTGTATGACAActtcattatcaatattattaataaaaaattattgcaatAAAAGTTATCAATGAGTATGTAGgccatttaaaaataaaattaatgttaatatttgtGAGCTAGATTTTAGTTTGCAAAGTCcgattctttttaatttgtatttaaaaattttgagtaTGATAAATTATGTGTAACCTTGAGTACACTTTACTGGGGAATTCCGTGAAAAATCAGTTAAacattaaatgaatttttttaatttcaagtccCCATTAGTCACATCAATTGGCCTTTAGTCTAATGGGAGAAGCTTTGcacttacaatgttgagtGTAAGGGTTCAAGCTTCCATAAAAGCATTATGTATGTTAGTTTCAGTACTCCctcaattatcaactaattgAGTGGATACAGTCTCTCCCTTaggaaatgtgagtggagtagacacccctcgaatattagagatggTTTAAAGTATCTGGACAAGTGCTTCAGCGGGTTAATGTATAGTATGGCGGTGGATACAGTCTCTCCCTTaggaaatgtgagtggagtagacacccctcgaatattagagatggTTTAAAGTATCTGGACAAGTGCTTCAGCGGGTTAATATATAGTATGGCGGTGGTCTCAGTTGtttaatacaattataaatattgtaattgtaaTGTCTAATATAATATCAGTAACAATCTGTGTATAAcataactaaaaagaaaaagtctaacagaactcaaaaaaaaaaaaaaaagcaccaaTGACAGTGCTCTCACGTGTTGTTGGTTGGAATATATTTTTGAGCTGTGACCAGTAGACCTTTATACTATAAATATACGGCAAACCCTAAATTACATGTAATATAACTTTGGGGATCCTAAATATAGATGTTTAGATTCTCAGCATACCTCCGATtataatacatttataaattgTAACAATTAGAAAATGATTGATTTGATATAGATGAggctataaataaattaaatcagatCTTGATACTTCTGAggatatttcttttaataaaatcattcaaCCATTTTAGACTAAGCaaaacaacccaaaaaaaaaaaaaatatggccTTTACCATTGAGTAAAAGTttcagaattttgtttttattaacacgttaagttttaaaaaaagtacaacGTCTGGtttttgtcaaacttttttcCAAACATTTTATCTAACCAAATAAATATCGAATTTAAATAACCGTACGTTGGGAATattgtttaattgatttttgaaattttttgtcaCAAGAGGTTATGCATGGTCATGTGGACTAGCGCTTTTCATGGAGGATCCTTCAAAATGTTTCCTAATGTTTTGaacttctttatttaaataattatatttatttctttaaaaggtAGAATCAAGGTGGCTAAATTCCTAATAGATTATTTAGTTCTATTTTCAATACAATTTGATTTGGGTGTTCAATTAAATGATACTATCCTTACCTAGTTAGGATACTTAAATTGTATCCCAGCTGATGTGTTACTATGTGATTGGTTTAATTAATAGGTAATTATTaagacttattatttttaatttaaataataaatttctattggTGACATATCATTTGGAATATAAACCAAGTATTCCAACTATGTAGGTGTGgcattattgttaaaaaaaaaaaactttttttaaccAATCTACCAAACTGTGAggataatattttgaatttctttttcacgAGATGCAATCatgataattaaatcattaatcaagCCAAGAAGATAAGCTCATGAAAAATGTAGgaggaatttattaattaaccattttcatttgttttttaaaatggtTCCTAATCTATAATAGCCAACAAGAAATGCCtgcaacaaaatttattttccatgCAAAGGCTCTAAACAGAAATGGTTTAGAAAATACTTTTATGTGTCAATTTGAGAGAAcggagaaaaggaaaaaaaaaactactaatCGAATGACTATAATTGGAGGTGTTTCCCATTGTTATCTCTTGCAATTCTTGTACAAGATACTTCACACTTTTATGAACGAATCCAATTTTCCCCCCTCCTTTTTTTCAGTTATCTTGCACCCTACTTTCTACCCactcttaattaaaattatatatccCTTGGACTTAAACTTTTATACTCTTATTTAACTTCAAGTGGCCAACCAACTGAGTTGTCGTATGAGaataaaagaatcaaattgCCAGTCAACTTAAACTATAGCATTCCTCAACTCgtgcaataattaattatagttgCGTTGAACAAAGAAATCataacaatatattaaaattatacataAAAGAGAATAAGAAACTCGTTCGTATAACACCGAATTTCATTTTTGGCATGAGTAATGCTGGCTTCACACTCTAATTActcattcaactactatacAAACTTATAGATGCGCACATCTGCATCtgaacataattttatatagatttaGATATAATGATGAACAGAGCAGCCTTCCATATACTTATGCGGttaattgcattaattctCATCCATATAGTCTCATTCCAGAATGACCCTCTCTTTACTATAGAGATATAGATGTTgagtcaataaataaaatagtattttataTGCCGCGCATTCGCTACTGTGCTTAAAATCTCAGCATTGTAACAATTACCAATAAGCTGCGAAGACACGGAATTGTAATTTATCCCTATATTTGATGTTTGAGAAGTCCTAATTAGTAACGACtatctattttataatttagtacATTTTAGTCAATGATTCTTTTGCAAAAGTTCAAACTTGTAGCTGTCAATGTTAACCCACtcgtcatttttttttaattttatttatttatttatttatttgacaggAATTAGAAGTTTAAAGTCTTAGCTAGGGGACTGATTGGGTTACATTGAGTTGGTGAAGACCCTTAACATTTAcctataatttataataagatttatgTCTCGTTTGAATTAAGGTTGGACAATTGTAACTTAAAATGTACATCATTAAAGTATTTGCTAACGATATctgttgtaacttaaaagctaaattgatttgattttacactTGTAGGATGAAAAAACTgttatatctttattaattttatcaaaattattatttaaaaaatatatttactacataccattagtttttatttcatagttacagttactataatttaaaagttacagtaccTCAATACCAAATAAGATCTTAATTAGGTGGTTCTAATATTGCTAAGTCACTGTATATACAATctattaatgattattttttaatctagtGTAGTGTCACGATAATATAGTAGTTTTGGGATAACTTAAGACTTTTCAGTCTCGTAAAATTGCAAGCTTCTCTTATAATAGTTTTATCAAGTCTTAGCGGTTTTATACATCCCGATGATTTGTTTGAGTAGCTTTTGAGCaattttgctttaattaagtttcattttaagtatgaagaaatgaaaatcacaaATGGTATTTGGCTTTCGTTAagctttgataataaaattcaagtataacataaaatatgtggagaataatttaataaaatgtgaTAAATTATGCCCTTATTTGATTAAACGTcaactcaaaagaaaattcgAATTTCGAATTCGAATCTTCGAAATTCAATCGATTTTGATTCTATTCTCAATATTATTTGGGTTGCTAACTCAACGGTAGAGTACTCGGCTTTTAAATACGGCTAGCATAATTCAACTCATTTTGTTGATTGGTATGAAGTTGTAAAAAATCCAACCCTTTCCGTCAGTATAACGTATTTCGGAATACTTCTAGCCTACTAAACACAAATGATAAAGTTCCTAATTACTGttgttaatataaaatgaaataattttcataacatTAGTAGggaacaaaatatattattcaatCCATTGAAACTGCTACatctttttacaaaaaaaaaaaaaagagagagagaagaaaaatgaaagcacttccataattttgtattagtaCTACAATTTGCGTATAAACATACTGCTAACAAATTGTAAGACCTTAgttaatattgaaatttgacTGATTCTGTGTAGGGATTGGAAGGTGACCTTTCTCCTGCAAGCTCTTAACGCTGTCGTATAGGCACTGCCTCACTGGCGTAAACTTTAAGCCTAGGTCCTTAATCTTCTGATTGGAGTACTTATAGGGTTTTGCTCTTGGGCTCTTTTCATCTTTACACCTGTGTTTcgaatttaaaagaaaaaaagaaatgaaattaatttggttcATCCGCCCATAATGAAAATATAGCATATTAAATAGGCAATAACATAATTATTGTGTATTCAAGGGGCTAgcatataatattaacttagAGACGGGCTAACTTTTAATGCAACATTATCTTGCATGAAATGTTCAATTAAGCACCCACCGTGGCAGAAAGGAGCACAATACTCTCAACATGACATGAGGTTCATCATTCGACCTTCTCTAAAGTTGAAGGACAAAAGTTCTTCTAAGAAAGGAAAGTGGAggcacaaatttttttattttttttagatagataaatttaagatatctgaattttgacataatatcataatgtcatatttaatttttatattgtgctCGTCCTAAGGTTTGGCcgaataattttcaaataattttatttagctaTCCATTCTAGCACAAAGAGagataagattaaaaaattcatctcAACTTTTGTACAGTACCTCCAAGACAAATAACTTCAGAAAGTTACCTCATTGacactaaaattttaatcaacGAAGATTGTTATTTTTCGGCtgggatatatatatatttttaataggTTAAATCTTTGGGGTCGAATGGATACCGAAGTACTATTTAAACTGGAAGgattaaattaagaattttaggGTTGAAAGTGATAATAttccaaattttaaagtttgaaagGAATAATAGACTTTACTGCATGTCAAGGTGCCAAAATACAACCAGTGGACTTTAATTAGAGTAATTACTATGGATGAGAGCGACTGATGCCTACTCAATTCATGTACGTCGTTTCAATACTGTGGCAAGTATATGTTGACTGTAAATGAAATTTCATTGAAGCTCTtataatcaaatcaacgacTAACGTCAAATATcatgggaaaaaaaagtataaattaaaaatttgttatttaccTAATTGACTAGCTTCTTTGAAACTTACGTATGGCAAGACGTGTACCTACCATTACCGAGAGCCAAGTCATGTCTAAATATCCCTCTAGAAAAGTTAGGTAAAACGCTTACCAACAAAAAGTTAATTTGGTTTATCGcgcatatttttcatttcatgtCCATTTTTAAACcatataatattgataactAAAGTTAAACGAACTATTCGGTTTAATTGATGAGATCAATAGGTTTGAGATTGATTTCTGTTCACATCAAAATTGAGAATACCAATAATTTGCTATCTGATAATATTTGTCGCGCCATTATTGCTctagttaataaataacaatagcCATAACATGCATGCAAtacataacaaaattttgggggaaaaaaaaacacacacgcACAAACACACAGAGAGAACAAGCACTTACTTGGTAGGGATTGGATATTCAGGGAAGAACTTGGCCAGAATCTCCACTACCTCGCCGCGATGGATGATGCTGTCGCTGTCAGCGCAGATGTAGCGGCCGGAGGCGGACGGGGTCTCGTAGACGAGAATATGGGCTAATGCCACATCCCTAACATCCACATACCCTTGAACTGAATTGGCATAAGTCTTTACTGAGCCAGTTAAATACTTGAGAATGTGAATAATGCTAGCATTCACAGTCGGTTGTAGCAATGTCCCTATCACCAACATAGGGTTCACCACCACCAGGTCCAGCCCTCTGGCTTTCGCCTCTTCCCACGCGGCCTTCTCTGCCACAGTTTTTGCATAGCAGTACCAGTTCTGTAAATGTCATGTGCATACTGTTAATGAGTAATACTAGAGCCACAATTTCTTTGTACAAATTATCCCATAGAAAAATATTTCGCatatgttgaaaatttttattggatGGAGAATTAGTATAAGTTTGAGGATTCTTGAAGTAGTTTCTTTTTTGGCATGACTTGTGCCCCGTAGGCTGCTATCATGCAAACTAATCAGATAAAATAGTATTGTCggataaaaaatcaaaataattaaaatcaataacgTGTGAAgtgtgatatatatatatatatatatatatagtagttttctgGTCCGGGGATCATAAAGTGTGAGAAACATCcggaaaaattttaaaactgtggggttttaaaaacttaaaacttaaagtaCTTAAACCGCACggtttattcattttttcgGACATTctcgcactttaaaattccgaatttgaacatttttctctctttatagatatatataaattaaaataattaatttaacctTAGTGTTCTTGCAATACTCGAGATCACTCCAGCAATGTTCGTCAACAACAATATCAGGGCTCCTGTTGGGGTCCATGTAAACTGTACCGATCGATGACGTGAATACGACACGTCGGACTTTGGCCTCCGCCGCTGCAACAATGACGTTCTTCGTTCCAATCACCGCGGGCTCCaacattttttcctttatcatCATTAAACATATATAAGAACGGAATCCAGTTGATAAAAGAGGAAGTATACACGTAATGCATGCataatcattaaaagaaaataatccaCTGTCTATCAAGAATGGTTTAAGTACTCCAAGTACATACTTGCAAGTTCTCATTTTCTTGACaactaaaagagaaaaatgagagacaaaaatattattgaaaagacTCACTGGATCATCTGTCACAGGGGAAGCAGTATGAAAAACTCCATCACATCCATTAAATGCCTCTTTAAGACTCTCATAATCAAGAAGATCAGCTTTGCATAAAGCTAATCTTTCTTTGGCTCCTTCAAGCTCTCTCAGATGAGCATTCTTTGGATCATCTAAAGacataaaaaaccaaaatatatGTCAatatacaagaaaaaaaaatatgataaatgaTCTTTgtgaattaattaactaactaAAATTATATGTGTACCTGGATTCCTAACGGTTCCTTTAACACTGTAACCCTTTTCCAGGAGAAATTTAACGATCCAAGAAGCGATGAAGCCGGCGGCGCCGGTGACACAAACAGTTTGGCCGGAAACTTGCGTGCTGCTATCAATCGGCATGCTGgctatttttgttaaaaattgaAGAATGGAAGTAAAATGAGTAAGTTGAGAGAATAAAGAGATGGGTAACTGAGTTGTATATTTATAGGGAAACCAAAGTTTTCCAAGTCTTCAAAGACGTGTGCGTTTAGTggcaatttaaattatttaatcgaCTTTTCTTTTGATCGTATTATTGTAGTTTTGTGGTTGTTggagtataaaataataataataataatactagaCTTGATGCTAATTAAGTACATGTGAATCCATAAGTGTTTAATTTGATGCTTTTGAAATTCGGAGGGATCCGTGATATGATCTAGGCAGCCGCAAAGTGCGTGTAGATTACTCGGTCTACGTTTGACAAAGTAATTGTAACAACAACTAGGGGTCGGCATATTTTAaccgaaccgatccaaaccgaccatttggatcggtttggatcggtttcattagtaaaaaaacTAGTTTCGGTTTATTGGATTGCAAACCGACATCACTCGGTTTGGATTTCGGTTTGGAAGGATTCCAAACCGATCCAATCcagaaatattatataattacattatattcTAAGTTAAGCAATctaactaattatatttatcattttatgcagattttgACAAATCAAAAGCAATTGGGCCATAAATTTTGACAGACAAGatgcacaatattttaattgtcaaatgttgttcaagtttattttaattttgtgagtttgttttgaatgAACAGGTTAAGAACTTGTTTATTATGATGTATTATGCTGTAAACTTGTATGGATGTATCTTTGAATTGTTATGTAGATATCAAAGTagatatgaata
This window contains:
- the LOC102615391 gene encoding cinnamoyl-CoA reductase 1-like; amino-acid sequence: MPIDSSTQVSGQTVCVTGAAGFIASWIVKFLLEKGYSVKGTVRNPDDPKNAHLRELEGAKERLALCKADLLDYESLKEAFNGCDGVFHTASPVTDDPEKMLEPAVIGTKNVIVAAAEAKVRRVVFTSSIGTVYMDPNRSPDIVVDEHCWSDLEYCKNTKNWYCYAKTVAEKAAWEEAKARGLDLVVVNPMLVIGTLLQPTVNASIIHILKYLTGSVKTYANSVQGYVDVRDVALAHILVYETPSASGRYICADSDSIIHRGEVVEILAKFFPEYPIPTKCKDEKSPRAKPYKYSNQKIKDLGLKFTPVRQCLYDSVKSLQEKGHLPIPTQNQSNFNIN